The following are encoded in a window of Halorarum salinum genomic DNA:
- a CDS encoding flagellar protein G, producing MASGGVAEMVLFIAALLVAASVAGTLTSEVTRLGDAISERSLDVAGDVRADTEIISDPGAEVYNASGGENVTVYVRNTGSSALRAEPSTFDVLLDGTYRTNVSVSLVGDATGWGQGEVVELRVHAPGLETGDHRLKLVVRSDEEVLRFRV from the coding sequence GTGGCGAGCGGCGGGGTCGCGGAGATGGTCCTGTTCATCGCCGCGCTGCTCGTGGCGGCCTCGGTCGCCGGCACGCTGACCAGCGAGGTGACGCGGCTCGGCGACGCCATCAGCGAGCGCTCGCTCGACGTGGCCGGCGACGTGCGCGCCGACACCGAGATCATCTCGGATCCGGGAGCGGAGGTGTACAACGCCTCCGGGGGCGAGAACGTCACCGTCTACGTCCGGAACACGGGCTCGTCGGCGCTCAGGGCGGAGCCGTCGACGTTCGACGTGCTGCTCGACGGCACGTACCGGACGAACGTCTCCGTCTCGCTCGTGGGCGACGCCACCGGCTGGGGCCAGGGCGAGGTGGTCGAACTTCGGGTCCACGCACCGGGACTCGAGACGGGCGACCACCGGCTGAAGCTGGTCGTCCGCTCGGACGAGGAGGTGTTGCGGTTCCGCGTATGA
- a CDS encoding ATPase domain-containing protein, with the protein MSSRNPHDNLLSIGLPERDQLNQELGGGIPRGSIVLVEGDYGAGKSALSQRFSYGLVDEGASVTLLSTELTVSGFIDQMYSLEYDVTKPLLNEELLFLAADFDSGGAFSEGDGERKELLKRLMEAETMWQSDVVILDTFDSILRNDPTFEALVRNNEERQAALEIISFFRDMISNGTVIVLTVDPSTVGEEAIGPFRSIADVFLELQMVEVGSDVRRNISVKRFAGMGSQVGDSIGFSVRSGTGIVIESRSVA; encoded by the coding sequence ATGAGCAGTCGAAACCCACACGACAACCTGCTGTCGATCGGCCTGCCCGAGCGCGACCAGCTGAACCAGGAACTGGGCGGCGGCATCCCCCGCGGGAGCATCGTGCTCGTCGAGGGCGACTACGGCGCCGGCAAGTCCGCGCTCTCCCAGCGGTTCAGCTACGGCCTCGTCGACGAGGGCGCGAGCGTCACCCTCCTCTCGACGGAGCTGACCGTCTCCGGGTTCATCGACCAGATGTACTCGCTGGAGTACGACGTGACGAAGCCGCTGCTCAACGAGGAACTGCTGTTCCTCGCGGCGGACTTCGACTCGGGCGGGGCGTTCTCCGAGGGGGACGGCGAGCGAAAGGAGCTTCTCAAGCGGCTGATGGAGGCCGAGACGATGTGGCAGTCGGACGTCGTCATCCTCGACACGTTCGACTCCATCCTCCGGAACGACCCGACGTTCGAGGCGCTCGTCCGGAACAACGAGGAGCGGCAGGCCGCCCTCGAGATCATCTCGTTCTTCCGTGACATGATCTCGAACGGGACCGTGATCGTCCTCACCGTCGACCCGTCCACGGTCGGCGAGGAGGCCATCGGCCCGTTCCGCTCCATCGCGGACGTCTTCCTCGAGTTACAGATGGTCGAGGTCGGCAGCGACGTCCGCCGGAACATCTCGGTGAAGCGCTTCGCCGGCATGGGGAGCCAGGTCGGGGACAGCATCGGCTTCTCCGTGCGGTCGGGCACGGGCATCGTCATCGAATCGAGGAGCGTCGCGTAG
- a CDS encoding type II/IV secretion system ATPase subunit, whose protein sequence is MTDQGTAKPSSELKQLAMKRPHLREHLQKFKQITGEFPMFVDDVHGDHEARRPNVLYPVGGPIFCHVYGDFGQDTKYYAVEPTLSTAEEQVLGVVKSKLLNKSGHHRAPDEESGYDDLIEELLEEVTVIAEEGGEYGPLSKVLNFGRTEVSRETYENIRYRLNRDIVGFGPLEPVMRDPENEDIHVIGPKECHVDHGVFGMMETTVDFGTPKQFDNWLRNMGERMGDPVSDSNPIVDSTLPDGSRINIIYSDDVSIKGSSLTIRQGEGTPLSINQITNWGTLSPELAAYLWLCLENEQTVFVVGETASGKTTTLNAILSYIPRDSKIYTAEDTAEVVPPHNTWQQLLTREGDGGESNDVDMFDLVAAALRSRPDYIIVGEVRGAEGRMAFQAAQTGHPVMLTFHASDIVSMIQRFTSDPINVPETFMDVADVALFQNRVKQGDDVLRRVTSVQEIEGYSKEMDGVVTRQVFDWDPVEDEIVFRGMNNSYVLEEQIATLLGYADTRDIYDDLSFRADLIERMIQEGILGYHEVNEAITSFQRDGVDGLPFDMHRSTS, encoded by the coding sequence ATGACAGACCAGGGAACCGCGAAACCGTCGAGCGAACTGAAGCAACTGGCGATGAAGCGCCCCCACCTCCGGGAGCACCTCCAGAAGTTCAAGCAGATCACCGGGGAGTTCCCGATGTTCGTCGACGACGTCCATGGCGACCACGAGGCGCGCCGGCCGAACGTGCTCTACCCGGTCGGCGGCCCCATCTTCTGTCACGTGTACGGCGACTTCGGGCAGGACACGAAGTACTACGCCGTCGAGCCGACGCTCTCGACCGCCGAGGAGCAGGTGCTGGGCGTCGTCAAGAGCAAACTGCTCAACAAGAGCGGCCACCACCGGGCGCCGGACGAGGAGTCCGGCTACGACGACCTCATCGAGGAACTGCTGGAGGAGGTCACGGTCATCGCGGAGGAGGGGGGCGAGTACGGCCCGCTCTCGAAGGTGCTGAACTTCGGCCGGACCGAGGTGTCGCGGGAGACGTACGAGAACATCCGGTACCGGCTGAACCGCGACATCGTCGGCTTCGGCCCGCTGGAGCCGGTCATGCGCGACCCGGAGAACGAGGACATCCACGTCATCGGGCCCAAAGAGTGTCACGTCGACCACGGCGTCTTCGGGATGATGGAGACGACCGTCGACTTCGGGACCCCCAAGCAGTTCGACAACTGGCTGCGCAACATGGGCGAGCGGATGGGCGACCCCGTCTCGGACTCGAACCCCATCGTCGACTCGACGCTCCCGGACGGGTCGCGTATCAACATCATCTACTCCGACGACGTCTCCATCAAGGGCTCCTCGCTCACCATCCGGCAGGGCGAGGGGACGCCGCTCTCGATCAACCAGATCACCAACTGGGGGACGCTGTCGCCGGAACTGGCGGCGTACCTCTGGCTCTGTCTGGAGAACGAGCAGACGGTGTTCGTCGTCGGGGAGACGGCGTCGGGGAAGACGACGACGCTGAACGCCATCCTCTCGTACATCCCGCGGGACTCGAAGATATACACCGCGGAGGACACCGCCGAGGTCGTCCCCCCGCACAACACCTGGCAGCAGCTCCTCACGAGGGAGGGCGACGGCGGCGAGTCGAACGACGTGGACATGTTCGACCTGGTCGCGGCCGCGCTGCGTTCCCGCCCCGACTACATCATCGTCGGCGAGGTGCGGGGCGCCGAGGGTCGGATGGCGTTCCAGGCCGCCCAGACCGGCCACCCCGTGATGCTGACGTTCCACGCGTCCGACATCGTCTCGATGATCCAGCGGTTCACCTCCGACCCGATCAACGTCCCCGAGACGTTCATGGACGTCGCCGACGTCGCGCTGTTCCAGAACCGCGTGAAGCAGGGCGACGACGTGCTCCGACGGGTCACCTCCGTCCAGGAGATCGAGGGCTACTCGAAGGAGATGGACGGGGTCGTCACCCGGCAGGTGTTCGACTGGGACCCCGTGGAGGACGAGATCGTCTTCCGCGGCATGAACAACTCCTACGTCCTCGAGGAGCAGATCGCGACCCTGCTCGGGTACGCGGACACCCGCGACATCTACGACGACCTCTCGTTCCGCGCCGACCTCATCGAGCGGATGATCCAGGAGGGAATCCTCGGCTACCACGAGGTGAACGAGGCCATCACGTCGTTCCAGCGCGACGGCGTCGACGGGCTCCCGTTCGACATGCACCGCTCCACGAGCTAA
- the cheY gene encoding chemotaxis protein CheY — protein MSTSVLIADDSEFMRNLLREILEGEFEIVGEAENGVEAVDMYGEYGPDIVMMDIVMPIRNGIEATEEITGSDPGARVIMCTSVGQEEKMKAAVKAGAEGYITKPFQKPNVLEAINDVVPA, from the coding sequence ATGTCGACCAGCGTGCTGATCGCCGACGACTCGGAGTTCATGCGGAACCTCCTCCGCGAGATCCTGGAGGGCGAGTTCGAGATCGTCGGCGAGGCGGAGAACGGGGTGGAGGCCGTGGACATGTACGGCGAGTACGGCCCGGACATCGTGATGATGGACATCGTGATGCCGATCCGGAACGGCATCGAGGCGACCGAGGAGATCACCGGCTCGGACCCGGGCGCCCGCGTCATCATGTGCACGAGCGTGGGCCAGGAGGAGAAGATGAAGGCGGCCGTGAAGGCTGGCGCCGAGGGGTACATCACGAAGCCGTTCCAGAAGCCGAACGTCCTCGAGGCCATCAACGACGTCGTCCCGGCGTAG
- a CDS encoding flagellin: MGLSVSAATAVVFLGLFVAAGAFYPAVANGAELVTDAQHDANDRALDQQNTDITVTNATYDADNDTLVVNATNEGSTALDLASVDLIADNTYLEANATVEGDGDTDVWLPGERARFEVDTAEEPDRATVVVDHGVRDGAAVEVI, translated from the coding sequence ATGGGCCTCAGCGTTAGCGCCGCCACGGCCGTCGTGTTCCTCGGGCTGTTCGTCGCCGCGGGCGCGTTCTACCCCGCGGTGGCGAACGGCGCGGAACTCGTCACGGACGCACAGCACGATGCGAACGACCGGGCGCTCGACCAGCAGAACACCGACATCACCGTGACCAACGCCACCTACGACGCAGACAACGACACGCTCGTCGTGAACGCCACGAACGAGGGCTCGACCGCGCTCGACCTCGCCAGCGTCGACCTCATCGCGGACAACACGTACCTCGAGGCGAACGCGACCGTCGAGGGCGACGGGGACACCGACGTCTGGCTCCCCGGCGAGCGGGCGCGGTTCGAGGTCGACACGGCCGAGGAACCCGACCGCGCGACCGTCGTCGTCGACCACGGCGTCCGCGACGGCGCGGCGGTGGAGGTGATCTAG
- a CDS encoding FlaD/FlaE family flagellar protein → MGLLTVLPEAAAGFAGVEPGLLVSVGLLGASLLDRFRDDDESAGDESVDDDPLLDDDGAFGGGGAADGDDLGDFGGMDDWDDDDPFGGDEEEDDAAELEKRLEDLENEVASLSSTVNTVRSENEEISGQVDDMGEDVRSLLDIYEMVTRGINPFVDDVQTGGADLGGDNSFGLFDDDGEEDDEEELDEDLASADAEGFFDEELVEEDEELDEDLDDLGDLDDLDDTDDDTEDETMASDNGGKSFSELKDEYESGDAEWAGGGDAEDGDGLEDVDGNGDLGLDLEEAADDPLEDDPGPEPDAPEGVPTDPTVTDDDGGGFEFVEEGDLSEGPRKPYLTSLPGDYVGDLMVMEWLEFLVEESSTTDAVRAVNYYERVEWIGEDVANQLKAFLSGFGDIDRNLMDRPGTSELDLDHHTRSLKYIMQLTNATAESVVIDRWPQLSGGLHGPQR, encoded by the coding sequence ATGGGTCTCCTCACCGTACTGCCCGAGGCGGCGGCCGGCTTCGCCGGGGTCGAACCGGGCCTGCTCGTCTCGGTCGGCCTGCTCGGCGCGAGCCTGCTCGATCGCTTCCGGGACGACGACGAGTCGGCCGGGGACGAGAGCGTGGACGACGACCCGTTGCTCGACGACGACGGCGCGTTCGGCGGCGGCGGCGCCGCCGACGGCGACGACCTCGGCGACTTCGGCGGGATGGACGACTGGGACGACGACGACCCCTTCGGGGGCGACGAGGAGGAGGACGACGCCGCCGAGCTGGAGAAGCGACTCGAGGACCTCGAGAACGAGGTCGCCAGCCTCTCCTCGACGGTGAACACCGTCCGGTCGGAGAACGAGGAGATCTCCGGCCAGGTCGACGACATGGGCGAGGACGTCCGCAGCCTGCTGGACATCTACGAGATGGTCACGCGCGGGATCAACCCGTTCGTCGACGACGTCCAGACGGGCGGGGCCGACCTCGGCGGCGACAACTCGTTCGGGCTCTTCGACGACGACGGCGAGGAGGACGACGAGGAGGAACTCGACGAGGACCTCGCGAGCGCGGACGCGGAGGGGTTCTTCGACGAGGAGCTCGTCGAGGAGGACGAGGAGCTCGACGAGGACCTGGACGATCTGGGCGACCTGGACGACCTGGACGACACCGACGACGACACGGAGGACGAAACCATGGCCAGCGACAACGGCGGCAAGAGCTTCAGTGAACTGAAAGACGAGTACGAGTCCGGCGACGCGGAGTGGGCCGGCGGCGGGGACGCCGAGGACGGGGACGGTCTCGAGGACGTCGACGGGAACGGCGACCTCGGCCTCGACCTCGAGGAGGCGGCCGACGACCCGCTCGAGGACGACCCCGGGCCGGAGCCGGACGCGCCGGAGGGCGTGCCGACGGACCCGACCGTGACCGACGACGACGGCGGCGGCTTCGAGTTCGTCGAGGAGGGCGACCTCTCCGAGGGACCGCGGAAGCCGTACCTCACCTCGCTCCCCGGCGACTACGTCGGGGACCTGATGGTGATGGAGTGGCTGGAGTTCCTCGTCGAGGAGTCCAGCACGACCGACGCCGTGCGCGCCGTGAACTACTACGAGCGGGTGGAGTGGATCGGCGAGGACGTCGCGAACCAGCTGAAGGCATTCCTCTCGGGCTTCGGCGACATCGACAGGAACCTGATGGACCGCCCCGGCACGTCCGAGCTCGATCTCGACCACCACACGCGGAGCCTGAAGTACATCATGCAGCTGACGAACGCGACGGCGGAGTCGGTCGTCATCGACCGCTGGCCGCAGCTCTCGGGGGGCCTGCATGGGCCTCAGCGTTAG
- a CDS encoding chemotaxis protein CheC, producing the protein MYVDIQSLGTFSRLASQGADRAADSLSQLTGASVYVDVTDVTLMAAGDLREAFADREFVGVEIGLTGGIAGQTVMAFERGAANELVSRLMPGAGDDPEYVRSGVTEAGNILTSGFIDGWADHLGVAIDMTPPSYVRASGVEVLPDGAFDDDRSGVFLFESRVSAMDSELDLTIYMLPEYSGFTDLLGHEDERAAAAGEAVPVDKLPAFSRMTRRGAASAAEKVTMMTGTETAVDVSRIRFVPVGDVPSEVGDETLAGTVFELHGEPSGYLAVLFDESSAERVAGSMIPTETDDGIGEMERGALRELGNIVTSGFIDGWANVLGTSIEHTPPQFVHDMGSAVMSPLVSDLGRTQDHAFIIDSTVRTPDGDVRCDIYALPDQRELAAALDRIDPAVADGGHGPAGSDDVR; encoded by the coding sequence ATGTACGTCGACATCCAGTCGCTCGGCACCTTCAGCCGCCTCGCGAGCCAGGGCGCCGACCGGGCGGCCGACTCGCTCTCGCAGCTCACCGGCGCGAGCGTGTACGTCGACGTGACCGACGTGACGCTGATGGCCGCGGGCGACCTCCGGGAGGCGTTTGCCGACCGGGAGTTCGTCGGCGTCGAGATCGGGCTGACGGGCGGCATCGCCGGCCAGACCGTCATGGCGTTCGAACGCGGGGCGGCGAACGAACTCGTCTCCCGGCTCATGCCCGGCGCCGGCGACGACCCCGAGTACGTCCGCAGCGGCGTCACCGAGGCGGGCAACATCCTCACGTCGGGGTTCATCGACGGCTGGGCCGACCACCTCGGGGTCGCCATCGACATGACGCCGCCGTCGTACGTCCGCGCGTCGGGGGTCGAGGTGCTCCCGGACGGCGCGTTCGACGACGACCGCTCGGGCGTGTTCCTCTTCGAGTCGCGCGTCTCCGCGATGGACTCGGAGCTGGATCTCACCATCTACATGCTCCCCGAGTACTCCGGGTTCACCGACCTGCTCGGCCACGAGGACGAACGGGCCGCGGCCGCGGGCGAGGCCGTTCCGGTGGACAAACTGCCGGCGTTCAGCCGGATGACCAGGCGCGGCGCCGCCAGCGCGGCCGAGAAGGTGACGATGATGACCGGCACCGAGACCGCGGTCGACGTCTCCCGGATCCGGTTCGTCCCCGTGGGCGACGTCCCCTCGGAGGTCGGCGACGAGACGCTCGCCGGCACGGTGTTCGAACTCCACGGCGAGCCGAGCGGCTACCTCGCGGTCCTCTTCGACGAGTCCTCGGCCGAGCGGGTCGCGGGCTCGATGATCCCCACCGAGACCGACGACGGCATCGGGGAGATGGAGCGCGGGGCGCTCCGCGAACTGGGCAACATCGTGACCTCCGGGTTCATCGACGGCTGGGCGAACGTGCTCGGGACGAGCATCGAGCACACCCCACCTCAGTTCGTCCACGACATGGGGTCGGCGGTGATGAGCCCGCTCGTGAGCGACCTCGGCCGGACCCAGGACCACGCGTTCATCATCGACTCCACCGTCCGGACCCCCGACGGCGACGTCCGGTGTGACATCTACGCCCTCCCGGATCAACGTGAACTCGCCGCGGCGCTCGACCGCATCGACCCGGCGGTCGCCGACGGCGGTCACGGGCCCGCGGGGTCCGATGACGTCCGCTGA
- a CDS encoding chemotaxis protein CheD, whose protein sequence is MTSADVDSPSNRSGCGYDGGSPNDVPRRKVGLSDAAVATDGSALVTSGLGSCLGVAVHHPSAGAGGLLHAMLPEASDHPGVDQKFVVQGVEALLAALADEGAPPDGLRAKLAGASEMIEFDRGPSAPSVGRRNVEAAERVLAANDVPVVAADTGGHRGRSLRFDTADGRLRVAYAGGDTRVL, encoded by the coding sequence ATGACGTCCGCTGACGTGGACTCCCCCTCGAACCGATCGGGGTGCGGATACGACGGCGGCTCCCCGAACGACGTCCCGCGACGGAAGGTCGGCCTCTCGGACGCGGCCGTCGCCACCGACGGAAGCGCGCTCGTCACCAGCGGGCTGGGCTCGTGTCTCGGCGTCGCGGTGCACCACCCGAGCGCCGGGGCGGGCGGGCTCCTCCACGCGATGCTGCCGGAGGCGAGCGACCATCCGGGCGTCGACCAGAAGTTCGTCGTCCAGGGCGTCGAGGCGCTGCTCGCGGCCCTCGCGGACGAGGGCGCCCCGCCGGACGGCCTCCGCGCCAAACTCGCGGGCGCCTCCGAGATGATCGAGTTCGACCGCGGGCCGTCCGCGCCGTCGGTCGGCCGCCGGAACGTCGAGGCCGCAGAACGGGTGCTGGCGGCCAACGACGTCCCGGTCGTTGCCGCGGACACGGGCGGCCACCGGGGGAGGTCCCTCCGGTTCGACACCGCCGACGGTCGACTCCGCGTCGCGTACGCGGGCGGTGACACGCGAGTACTCTGA